In one Pseudomonas purpurea genomic region, the following are encoded:
- the gshA gene encoding glutamate--cysteine ligase, producing the protein MSELLNRRLALLGERANLSLLEQCLHGIERECLRVTGEGRLAQTPHPEALGAALTNEQITTDYSESLLEFITPALPDPADTLASLDSIHRFAYSKLGNEYLWSPSMPCPLPAEEDIPIAYYGTSNIGQLKYVYRKGLALRYGKTMQCIAGIHYNFSLPEKLWPLLKEAEGFVGTDRDYQSSAYIALIRNFRRYSWLLMYLFGASPALDAGFLRGRAHQLEQLDADTLYLPYATSLRMSDLGYQSNAQAGLTPCYNDLSSYTDSLRKAVATPYAPYVEVGTHKDGEWVQLNTNILQIENEYYSNIRPKRVTYTGERPIQALVARGIQYVEVRLLDINPFMPMGIDLPEARFLDAFLLYCALNESPLLTANTCSNATSNFLSVVKEGRRPGLQLQRDGQAVDLKEWAFELLENIAPLAALLDQSHGGDAHGKALDAQLAKIKDSSLTPSAQVLAAMSEHKESFARFSLRQSQAHAEFFRSEPLAAEEQARFDALARSSLAQQAELEQNEVGDFDVFVGSYQASILAISN; encoded by the coding sequence GACCAACGAACAGATCACCACCGACTATTCCGAATCGCTGCTGGAGTTCATCACGCCTGCCCTGCCGGACCCGGCAGACACACTGGCGAGCCTGGACAGCATTCACCGTTTCGCCTACAGCAAACTCGGCAACGAGTACCTGTGGAGTCCATCGATGCCGTGCCCGTTGCCGGCCGAGGAAGACATCCCGATTGCCTATTACGGCACCTCCAACATCGGTCAGCTCAAGTACGTCTACCGCAAGGGCCTGGCCCTGCGCTACGGCAAGACCATGCAGTGCATTGCCGGGATTCACTACAACTTTTCCCTGCCGGAAAAGCTCTGGCCGCTGCTCAAGGAAGCCGAAGGCTTTGTCGGTACTGACCGCGACTATCAGTCCTCGGCCTACATCGCGCTGATCCGCAACTTCCGCCGCTACAGCTGGCTGCTGATGTACCTGTTCGGCGCATCGCCTGCGCTGGATGCCGGGTTCCTGCGTGGCCGCGCCCACCAGTTGGAACAACTGGACGCCGACACGCTGTACCTGCCGTACGCCACCAGCCTGCGCATGAGCGACCTGGGTTACCAGAGCAACGCGCAAGCCGGGCTGACGCCGTGCTACAACGATTTGAGCAGCTACACCGACAGCCTGCGCAAAGCGGTGGCCACGCCTTACGCGCCGTACGTCGAAGTCGGCACGCACAAGGACGGTGAGTGGGTTCAGCTCAACACCAACATCCTGCAGATCGAAAACGAGTACTACTCCAACATCCGCCCCAAACGCGTGACCTACACCGGCGAGCGGCCGATTCAGGCACTGGTGGCCCGTGGGATTCAGTACGTCGAAGTACGCCTGCTGGACATCAATCCGTTTATGCCAATGGGCATCGACCTGCCTGAAGCACGTTTCCTCGACGCGTTCCTGCTGTATTGCGCGCTTAACGAGAGCCCGTTGCTGACCGCCAACACCTGCAGCAACGCCACCTCGAACTTCCTCAGCGTGGTCAAGGAAGGTCGCCGTCCGGGCCTGCAATTGCAGCGGGACGGCCAAGCGGTCGACCTGAAAGAGTGGGCCTTCGAGCTGCTGGAAAACATCGCCCCACTGGCCGCGCTGCTGGATCAAAGCCACGGCGGTGATGCCCACGGCAAAGCCCTCGACGCACAACTGGCGAAGATCAAGGATTCGTCCCTGACCCCTTCCGCTCAGGTGCTGGCCGCAATGAGCGAGCACAAGGAAAGCTTCGCCCGGTTCTCCCTGCGCCAGAGCCAGGCCCATGCCGAGTTCTTCCGCAGCGAACCGCTGGCGGCCGAAGAGCAGGCACGCTTTGATGCGTTGGCGCGCTCGTCGCTGGCGCAACAGGCTGAGCTGGAACAGAACGAAGTCGGCGATTTCGATGTGTTTGTCGGCTCGTATCAGGCGAGCATTTTGGCGATCAGTAACTAG